A region of Alteromonadaceae bacterium 2753L.S.0a.02 DNA encodes the following proteins:
- a CDS encoding ATP-dependent DNA helicase DinG, with the protein MLDDEIKTTIQNAYSTFLESKNLKPRYGQKLMIAEIARTLGNIEFDAEEHRSSDNHVCVIEAGTGTGKTVAYFLAALPIAKFLNKKLVVATATVALQEQVVFKDLPEILRHSELQFQFQLAKGRGRYLCLAKLDRLLASEDEIPFMPLYEDEVQMSDNEGKLYQRMMQQLSGGEWDGDRDNWSEEIEQPTWQRVTTDHRQCSGRKCSFVRNCSFFRARDALDDADCIVANHDLVLADLALGGGAILPAPEDAIYIFDEGHHLPDKAINHFAAHTRYKSTIRWLGQSEGQWPALISPLAEASYFCQLAEPLETALKTVRTILEANLYIFQALTAEIDREQFSPRLRFEQGVAPQEVEAVAAELVDAFSELVLILQKLNREMDALLEDDHPLVPRVDLENLYPILGTWLSRAEANLTLWESYADTTPDQKFPYARWITLLEFNDVIDFEIVSSPILASRALDAGLWSRCFGAVVTSATLTALNSFDRFKYRAGTYNSANYAVVPSPFDFSKRAILEVPESAVEANQPAHTDSVVKQLESIVDPKGGTLVLFSSRKQMHDVYELLSRNLRKLVLMQGVESKQALVQKHKKRIDEKSGSVLFGLASFAEGVDLPGAYCTHVVIAKIPFAVPDDPIEASLAEWVEATGGNAFMQITVPDAAIKLVQACGRLLRTESDSGTVTILDKRLLTKRYGRALLDSLPPFGGGIR; encoded by the coding sequence GTGCTCGACGATGAGATAAAAACCACCATCCAAAACGCTTATTCGACGTTTCTCGAGTCTAAAAATCTTAAGCCCCGCTATGGGCAAAAATTGATGATTGCCGAAATAGCGCGCACGCTTGGTAACATTGAATTCGATGCGGAAGAACATCGCAGCAGCGACAACCACGTGTGTGTTATTGAAGCTGGTACTGGCACGGGCAAAACCGTTGCCTATTTTTTGGCAGCGCTCCCCATCGCCAAATTTCTCAATAAAAAACTCGTTGTTGCCACGGCTACGGTCGCGTTGCAAGAGCAAGTGGTTTTTAAAGATCTACCGGAGATCCTGCGGCATAGCGAGTTGCAATTTCAATTTCAGCTCGCAAAAGGTCGCGGCCGCTATTTGTGTTTGGCAAAGCTGGATCGCCTGTTGGCATCGGAAGATGAAATTCCTTTTATGCCGTTGTACGAAGATGAAGTTCAAATGAGTGACAACGAGGGAAAACTTTATCAGCGAATGATGCAGCAGCTTTCTGGCGGTGAATGGGACGGCGACCGCGATAATTGGAGCGAAGAAATCGAACAGCCCACCTGGCAGCGCGTGACCACGGATCACCGTCAATGCAGTGGTCGCAAATGCAGTTTTGTTCGCAACTGCTCTTTTTTTCGAGCGCGCGATGCATTGGACGATGCCGATTGTATTGTTGCGAATCACGATTTGGTGTTAGCGGATCTTGCGTTAGGGGGAGGGGCAATTTTACCCGCGCCAGAGGATGCCATTTATATTTTCGATGAGGGCCACCATCTTCCCGACAAGGCCATTAACCATTTCGCGGCGCATACACGCTATAAAAGTACAATTCGCTGGCTCGGGCAAAGTGAAGGGCAGTGGCCAGCACTCATTTCACCGCTGGCCGAAGCCAGTTATTTCTGTCAGCTGGCCGAGCCATTGGAAACGGCGTTAAAAACGGTTCGCACAATTCTCGAGGCAAATCTGTATATTTTTCAAGCTCTGACAGCTGAAATCGACCGCGAGCAGTTCAGTCCGAGGCTGCGCTTTGAACAGGGCGTTGCTCCTCAAGAGGTGGAAGCGGTCGCTGCTGAATTGGTCGATGCGTTTTCGGAGCTCGTGCTAATTTTGCAAAAATTGAATCGCGAAATGGATGCTTTGCTTGAGGATGATCACCCCTTGGTGCCGCGCGTGGATTTGGAAAACCTATACCCTATATTGGGCACGTGGTTATCGCGCGCTGAAGCTAATCTTACTCTCTGGGAAAGCTATGCCGATACCACACCCGACCAAAAATTTCCCTACGCACGCTGGATAACCCTCTTGGAATTTAATGATGTTATCGATTTCGAAATTGTTTCCAGCCCGATTCTGGCATCTCGAGCTTTGGATGCCGGTTTGTGGTCCCGTTGTTTTGGTGCGGTGGTAACATCGGCTACCTTAACCGCATTGAATTCTTTCGACCGCTTTAAGTATCGCGCAGGCACATACAATTCTGCCAATTATGCCGTGGTGCCCAGTCCTTTCGATTTCAGTAAGCGTGCAATTCTGGAGGTGCCCGAAAGTGCCGTGGAAGCGAATCAGCCGGCACATACTGACAGCGTGGTTAAACAACTGGAAAGTATCGTTGATCCGAAAGGCGGCACGCTGGTGCTATTTTCTTCTCGAAAGCAAATGCACGATGTCTACGAACTGTTAAGCCGCAATTTACGCAAACTGGTGTTGATGCAAGGTGTGGAAAGCAAACAAGCGTTGGTGCAGAAACACAAAAAACGTATCGATGAAAAATCGGGCAGCGTATTATTCGGTTTGGCGAGTTTTGCTGAAGGTGTGGATTTACCTGGTGCTTACTGCACCCACGTTGTGATTGCCAAAATTCCATTTGCTGTGCCTGATGACCCCATTGAAGCATCGTTAGCTGAATGGGTGGAGGCCACAGGCGGTAACGCATTTATGCAAATTACGGTACCTGATGCGGCCATCAAACTGGTGCAAGCGTGTGGTCGCTTGTTACGTACCGAATCTGATAGCGGCACAGTCACCATTCTCGATAAACGTTTGCTCACGAAACGTTATGGGCGCGCGTTGTTAGACTCGCTACCTCCGTTCGGAGGGGGAATCAGATAG
- a CDS encoding glycerol-3-phosphate acyltransferase, protein MSQFDDIRPYNDDEVRPILDKLLGDNEFLDTVARLKLAGMAGKLAPLVRSLVRKRLAREVVGINSVLDFQQRVEKYLGQVLERTINQLSYSGLDNLNQGMPHLFISNHRDIAMDPALVNWGLYHNGFTTLRIAIGDNLLTKPFASDLMRLNKSFIVRRSLTNRRDKLLAAKLLSTYIHHSVLNDKENVWIAQREGRAKDGLDSTNPALINMLAMSKDKNMSFGDYLAEARIVPVSVSYEYDPCDQAKARELYEKAKHGSYTKEQHEDVQSIARGITGYKGDAHVAFGLPLGNQYEDADQIAAEIDRQINSNYVLHPTNCIAYEMLEHRSPKVLVGADQVAFDTQDWQKERSQFREHLVSCNEKHKETLLTAYANPVYKRLGEK, encoded by the coding sequence ATGTCGCAGTTTGACGATATTCGCCCCTATAACGACGATGAAGTGCGCCCCATACTCGACAAGCTGTTAGGGGACAACGAATTTCTCGACACGGTGGCGCGACTCAAACTCGCCGGCATGGCGGGCAAACTTGCACCCTTGGTTCGCTCCCTGGTTCGCAAGCGTCTGGCACGCGAAGTGGTGGGTATAAACAGCGTATTGGATTTCCAACAGCGGGTTGAAAAATACCTTGGCCAGGTCTTGGAGCGCACCATCAATCAGCTTAGCTATTCAGGCCTGGACAATTTAAATCAAGGTATGCCGCACCTGTTTATTTCCAACCATCGCGATATTGCCATGGACCCAGCCTTGGTGAACTGGGGGCTCTACCATAACGGCTTTACCACTCTGCGTATTGCCATTGGCGATAATTTACTGACCAAGCCTTTTGCATCGGATCTGATGCGTCTCAATAAAAGTTTCATTGTGCGTCGTTCGCTGACTAATCGTCGCGACAAATTGCTTGCCGCCAAATTGTTATCCACTTACATCCACCACAGTGTATTGAACGATAAAGAAAACGTGTGGATTGCTCAGCGGGAAGGCAGAGCCAAAGACGGCTTGGATAGCACCAACCCGGCATTGATCAACATGCTGGCGATGAGTAAAGACAAAAACATGAGTTTCGGGGATTACCTGGCGGAAGCTCGCATAGTGCCGGTGAGTGTGTCTTATGAATATGATCCGTGTGACCAGGCTAAAGCACGCGAGTTATATGAAAAAGCCAAACACGGAAGCTACACCAAAGAACAGCACGAAGATGTACAAAGTATTGCGCGTGGTATTACCGGGTATAAAGGGGATGCGCATGTCGCATTTGGTTTGCCCCTTGGCAATCAGTACGAGGATGCAGACCAGATAGCTGCGGAAATTGACCGACAAATTAACAGCAATTATGTTTTGCACCCCACGAATTGCATTGCGTATGAAATGCTGGAGCACCGCTCACCTAAGGTCTTAGTTGGCGCAGATCAGGTTGCCTTCGACACGCAAGACTGGCAGAAGGAGCGTTCACAGTTTCGTGAACACCTAGTGAGTTGCAACGAAAAACACAAAGAAACGCTGCTTACAGCATACGCCAACCCGGTGTATAAAAGGCTCGGTGAAAAGTAG
- a CDS encoding diguanylate cyclase (GGDEF)-like protein translates to MKILLVEDSPTLRHATSTYIRNAGHDPVLAKSGEEALQIVDRTPVDMIIMDVEMPGLDGFETTRLIREWLGEHWVPIIFVTGLAEDNNLREGIDVGGDDYLIKPVSQVILSAKIRAMERIINMRNELNRLNEELVRLSQKDSLTGLFNRRTFEEKSHENWRLATRSQEPVTMILLDIDYFKNYNDEYGHQAGDHCIRLVATALRRCLNRPGDVVARYGGEEFIAMLPNTPLEGARHVAEHIRKTIEALHIKHRASPVSDRVTVSVGATTTSYTTGIDLSKLISLADNALYQAKNDGRNKAIAQLHSPQASVLVVDDDATSIAVVSKALQGHCALISTQSGEECLRIASETKPDVILLDVYLPGVNGYEICRSLKDSDETADIPVILISVCDKEELLAFAKQVHANACFQKPLDKHKLIAQIRNILKT, encoded by the coding sequence ATGAAAATACTGCTCGTAGAAGACAGCCCAACCCTGCGCCACGCCACCAGCACCTACATTCGCAATGCCGGCCATGATCCGGTTTTGGCGAAAAGCGGTGAAGAAGCGCTTCAGATTGTTGATCGTACCCCGGTCGATATGATTATTATGGACGTCGAAATGCCCGGCCTGGATGGCTTCGAAACCACGCGTCTGATTCGTGAATGGCTCGGCGAACACTGGGTGCCCATTATTTTCGTAACCGGTCTTGCCGAAGACAACAACCTCAGGGAAGGCATTGATGTTGGCGGTGACGATTACCTCATCAAACCCGTTAGCCAGGTGATACTGAGCGCAAAAATACGCGCCATGGAACGCATTATCAACATGCGCAACGAGCTCAACCGCCTGAACGAAGAGCTGGTGCGCCTGAGTCAAAAAGATAGCCTGACCGGGTTATTCAACCGTCGTACATTCGAAGAAAAATCGCACGAAAACTGGCGCCTGGCAACGCGCAGCCAAGAGCCAGTTACCATGATTCTGCTGGATATCGATTATTTTAAAAATTACAACGACGAATATGGCCACCAAGCTGGAGACCACTGTATCCGCTTGGTAGCCACAGCATTGCGACGCTGCCTCAACCGCCCCGGCGATGTCGTCGCGCGTTACGGGGGTGAGGAGTTTATCGCGATGCTGCCCAATACCCCCCTGGAGGGCGCGCGGCATGTCGCGGAACATATACGGAAAACCATTGAAGCGCTGCATATCAAGCATCGCGCTTCGCCTGTATCAGATCGGGTTACTGTGAGCGTGGGTGCTACCACCACCAGTTATACCACCGGTATCGATCTCAGCAAGCTTATCAGCCTGGCGGACAACGCTCTCTATCAAGCGAAGAACGACGGCCGTAACAAGGCCATTGCGCAACTGCACTCACCCCAAGCCTCGGTGTTGGTTGTGGACGACGACGCTACCAGCATAGCGGTTGTCAGTAAGGCTCTGCAGGGACACTGCGCCCTGATTTCAACCCAAAGCGGCGAGGAATGCTTGCGCATTGCCAGTGAAACCAAACCAGATGTCATTCTGCTGGATGTGTATTTACCCGGCGTTAACGGTTACGAAATTTGCCGCTCGCTGAAAGACAGTGATGAAACTGCAGATATTCCAGTGATATTAATTTCGGTGTGTGACAAAGAAGAATTATTGGCTTTTGCCAAGCAGGTACACGCTAATGCGTGTTTCCAGAAACCACTCGATAAACACAAACTGATCGCACAAATTCGCAATATCTTGAAAACTTAA
- a CDS encoding EF hand domain-containing protein, with translation MKENGVWLDVIRPDIMRNTRNEVKDMACRNVLHGLAGAVLTGCILSGNVVAAPEQAAGDQWLLAKYDENGDNVITVDEISEKRKEIFTYMDDNADGGVSFNEYRDLDQAKREMLLKARFNKLDLDQDGVLSDQEYVSYLGSFERFDQNGDGTITSDEIASPQKHTEKWIGKKEQEDVHCLLWLCVRSTPK, from the coding sequence GTGAAAGAAAACGGGGTTTGGCTGGATGTTATCCGACCCGACATAATGAGAAATACAAGAAATGAGGTGAAAGATATGGCATGCCGTAATGTCCTCCATGGGCTGGCAGGAGCTGTGCTTACTGGCTGTATACTTTCAGGGAATGTGGTTGCGGCGCCCGAACAGGCCGCAGGTGATCAGTGGTTACTGGCTAAATACGACGAAAATGGCGACAACGTTATTACCGTCGATGAAATTTCAGAAAAGCGTAAAGAAATTTTTACGTATATGGACGATAACGCCGATGGCGGCGTGTCTTTCAATGAGTACCGCGACCTTGATCAGGCCAAGCGTGAGATGTTACTTAAAGCGCGCTTTAATAAGCTCGATTTAGATCAGGACGGCGTACTATCTGATCAGGAATATGTTTCCTATCTGGGTAGTTTTGAGCGTTTCGACCAAAATGGTGATGGCACGATTACCAGCGACGAAATCGCTTCACCGCAAAAACACACCGAAAAGTGGATAGGTAAAAAAGAACAGGAAGATGTTCATTGCCTGTTGTGGTTGTGCGTTCGTTCTACACCAAAATAA
- a CDS encoding aspartate carbamoyltransferase, protein MQFPGAHILSVEQFERADVERIFSVANGMEPYALRRKVTRVLEGAILGNMFFEPSTRTRVSFGCAFNLLGGEVRETTGFKSSAITKGESLYDTARVLSGYSDVICMRHPAEGSVAEFASASRVPVINGGDGANEHPSQALLDLYTIQKEVRAKGGSMDNLRIAMIGDLKYGRTVHSLSRLLTLFDRVEVVLVSPEELAMPEVYVEALRRAGHKVAVSSELNQSISSVDIVYSTRIQEERFASKEEADLYRGRFRLNQAIYTQFCQPNTVIMHPLPRDSRSDANELDNDLNQNPNLAIFRQTDNGVLVRMALFAMVLDVVEQVDKYARDVNWYHSRDSVN, encoded by the coding sequence GTGCAATTTCCCGGAGCCCACATTTTATCCGTTGAGCAGTTTGAGCGTGCCGATGTTGAGCGCATTTTCTCTGTCGCGAACGGCATGGAACCCTACGCCTTGCGTCGCAAAGTTACCCGTGTGTTGGAAGGGGCCATTCTCGGCAATATGTTTTTTGAGCCCAGTACCAGAACCCGGGTAAGTTTCGGTTGTGCGTTCAATCTTTTGGGGGGAGAAGTCCGCGAAACCACCGGTTTTAAAAGTTCCGCCATAACCAAGGGGGAATCCTTGTACGACACTGCCCGGGTACTTTCCGGTTACAGCGATGTCATTTGTATGCGGCACCCGGCAGAAGGCTCGGTTGCCGAATTTGCTTCAGCCAGCCGGGTACCGGTGATTAACGGTGGAGATGGTGCGAACGAGCATCCCAGTCAGGCATTACTTGATCTATATACCATTCAAAAAGAAGTCCGAGCCAAAGGTGGCAGTATGGACAATCTGCGCATCGCGATGATTGGCGATCTCAAATACGGGCGAACCGTGCATTCCCTGAGTCGTTTGCTAACTCTTTTTGATCGCGTTGAAGTGGTGCTGGTTTCCCCGGAAGAGCTCGCGATGCCAGAAGTTTACGTGGAAGCGCTGCGCAGGGCTGGTCATAAGGTGGCTGTCTCTTCGGAACTCAACCAGAGTATCAGCAGTGTCGATATCGTCTACTCCACACGCATTCAGGAGGAACGCTTCGCATCCAAGGAAGAAGCCGACTTATATCGCGGTAGGTTTCGCCTGAATCAGGCGATTTATACACAGTTTTGTCAGCCCAATACAGTGATTATGCATCCCCTGCCGCGCGATTCACGTTCGGACGCCAACGAATTGGATAACGATTTGAACCAGAACCCGAACCTGGCAATTTTCCGTCAGACGGATAACGGTGTGCTGGTTCGTATGGCGTTATTTGCCATGGTACTGGATGTGGTCGAACAGGTAGATAAATACGCGCGCGATGTCAATTGGTACCACAGTCGAGATTCCGTTAATTAA
- a CDS encoding exodeoxyribonuclease I subunit C — MKTFYWHDYETWGANPAVDRPSQFAGVRTDESLNIIGDPLVIYCQPPEDIWPHPQATMVTGITPQKARFEGLPEHEFIAQIHRELAQPQTCGVGYNSIRFDDEITRYTLYRNFYDPYEREWRNGNSRWDIIDMVRLTYALRPQGIEWPMIDAKPSFKLENLTVANKILHESAHDAYSDVEATIAIARLVKTKQPQLYNYVREHSNKRKLATLIDLKNRKPLLHVSSRFSAEHGCAALVVPLAMHPINKNAVIVFDLSKDPQAFLEANAEQIMQRLYVASDDLPEGVERIPLKLVHLNKCPILATPKLLDEQAAKRLKIDKTLCEQHWQKLVSADVSVKLNEVFSQNEFPPKADPEQRLYEGFLNDVDKKQCANIRAAKPQELINHNFVFEDERLNSMLLRYQARNFPETLSTPEKAEWSEHVRLRLMDGGEGCLSFAEYQSLITSLRNEHGDNPDKISLLDELEKYAHHHLATLGLRH, encoded by the coding sequence ATGAAAACCTTTTACTGGCATGACTATGAAACCTGGGGCGCTAACCCTGCAGTTGATCGCCCCAGCCAATTCGCGGGGGTACGAACCGACGAATCCCTAAACATTATTGGAGATCCGCTGGTTATTTATTGCCAACCTCCCGAAGACATCTGGCCTCACCCCCAGGCGACCATGGTAACCGGTATTACGCCGCAAAAAGCACGGTTCGAAGGCTTGCCGGAGCATGAATTTATTGCCCAGATTCACCGAGAACTCGCGCAGCCGCAAACCTGTGGTGTGGGTTACAACAGCATCCGATTTGATGATGAGATTACTCGTTATACCCTGTATCGCAATTTTTATGATCCCTACGAACGCGAGTGGCGTAATGGTAATTCCCGCTGGGATATTATCGACATGGTGCGACTTACCTATGCGCTACGACCTCAGGGAATCGAATGGCCAATGATCGATGCAAAGCCAAGTTTTAAGCTCGAAAACCTTACCGTTGCGAATAAAATATTGCATGAATCGGCACATGATGCCTACTCTGATGTGGAGGCCACTATAGCGATCGCCCGCTTGGTAAAAACGAAGCAGCCGCAGCTCTACAACTATGTTCGGGAGCACAGTAATAAGCGAAAACTTGCTACATTAATCGACCTTAAAAACCGCAAGCCACTATTGCATGTGTCTTCGCGATTTTCCGCCGAGCATGGTTGCGCAGCTTTGGTGGTGCCGTTGGCGATGCACCCCATCAATAAAAATGCGGTGATTGTGTTTGATTTATCGAAAGATCCCCAAGCCTTTCTTGAAGCGAATGCAGAACAGATTATGCAGCGTTTGTATGTAGCAAGTGACGATTTGCCCGAGGGTGTTGAGCGAATTCCTCTCAAACTGGTGCACCTCAACAAATGCCCTATATTGGCGACACCAAAACTGCTAGATGAACAAGCTGCAAAGCGCTTAAAAATTGATAAAACCTTATGCGAACAACACTGGCAAAAACTGGTTTCAGCGGATGTTTCCGTAAAACTTAACGAGGTTTTTTCACAAAATGAATTCCCCCCGAAAGCAGACCCCGAACAACGCTTATATGAAGGCTTTTTAAATGATGTCGATAAAAAGCAGTGTGCAAATATACGGGCCGCTAAGCCTCAGGAGCTTATAAATCACAATTTTGTATTTGAAGATGAACGACTGAATTCCATGTTGTTGCGTTACCAGGCGAGGAATTTTCCAGAAACTTTGAGCACTCCAGAAAAAGCGGAATGGTCTGAGCATGTGCGTTTGCGTTTAATGGATGGGGGGGAGGGGTGTTTGTCATTCGCGGAATATCAGAGTCTTATCACCAGTTTGCGTAATGAGCATGGCGACAACCCCGATAAAATATCCTTGCTTGATGAACTGGAAAAATATGCCCACCATCATCTAGCGACGCTGGGTTTAAGGCATTGA
- a CDS encoding carbonic anhydrase: MKQLENLFQNNRDWSEAIKAEDPQFFEKLAKQQKPEYLWIGCADSRVPANEIVGLLPGELFVHRNIANCVVHTDLNCLSVIHYAIEILKIKHIIVCGHYGCGGVQAALQSQQFGLADHWVRNIRDVYYNNRKKLDGILNDEERVNRLCEINVKQQVANVCHIPVVQNTWASNQPLAVHGWIYSIKDGLLRQITEVIDSLEEVPAEYRVIEN, encoded by the coding sequence ATGAAGCAACTTGAAAATCTTTTCCAGAATAACCGCGATTGGTCTGAGGCTATTAAAGCGGAAGATCCACAGTTCTTTGAGAAACTCGCAAAACAACAAAAACCTGAGTATCTGTGGATTGGCTGTGCAGACAGCCGCGTACCTGCCAATGAAATTGTGGGTTTGTTGCCCGGCGAATTATTTGTTCACAGAAACATTGCCAATTGTGTGGTGCACACCGACTTAAACTGTCTGTCGGTAATTCACTACGCCATCGAGATTCTAAAAATCAAACACATCATTGTGTGTGGCCACTATGGCTGCGGTGGTGTGCAGGCGGCATTGCAAAGCCAGCAATTTGGGCTTGCCGACCATTGGGTGCGCAATATTCGCGATGTTTATTACAATAACCGTAAAAAACTCGACGGCATCCTGAACGATGAAGAACGCGTTAATCGATTGTGCGAAATTAATGTAAAACAGCAAGTCGCCAATGTATGTCACATTCCGGTGGTTCAAAATACGTGGGCCAGCAATCAACCACTAGCAGTGCACGGTTGGATTTACAGTATTAAAGATGGTCTTCTCAGGCAGATTACTGAGGTGATTGACTCACTTGAAGAAGTACCCGCTGAATACCGGGTTATCGAAAATTAA
- a CDS encoding dCTP deaminase — MSIKSDKWIRRMAEQQGMIAPFEPGQIRYDSNNQKLVSYGTSSYGYDVRCANEFKIFTNVHSAVVDPKNFDDDSFVDVTSDVCIIPPNSFALARTVEYFRIPRSVLTVCLGKSTYARCGIIVNVTPLEPEWEGHVTLEFSNTTPLPAKIYANEGIAQMLFFESDEICDTSYKDRGGKYQGQRGVTLPKT, encoded by the coding sequence ATGAGCATTAAATCCGACAAGTGGATTCGTCGCATGGCGGAACAGCAGGGAATGATTGCGCCCTTTGAGCCCGGTCAAATCCGTTACGACAGCAATAACCAAAAGCTTGTTTCCTATGGTACATCCAGTTATGGCTATGATGTGCGCTGCGCCAACGAGTTTAAGATTTTTACGAATGTGCATTCGGCGGTGGTCGACCCAAAAAATTTTGATGACGATAGTTTTGTGGATGTCACCAGTGACGTCTGTATTATTCCTCCTAACTCTTTTGCGCTGGCGCGCACTGTGGAATATTTTAGAATTCCGCGCTCTGTGTTAACCGTATGTTTGGGCAAATCAACCTATGCGCGCTGTGGCATCATTGTAAATGTGACACCCTTGGAGCCTGAGTGGGAGGGGCATGTGACTTTGGAGTTTTCCAACACAACACCTTTGCCCGCCAAAATTTACGCTAACGAGGGCATAGCTCAAATGCTGTTTTTTGAAAGTGATGAAATTTGCGATACCTCTTACAAAGATCGCGGTGGCAAGTACCAGGGGCAACGCGGCGTAACGCTTCCTAAAACCTGA
- a CDS encoding ATP-binding protein involved in chromosome partitioning, with protein MNSDLLQQLDTKLGATEVPGISGIVLGDITETVTAGNSLRLHVALGARSPMLQAQLKHDLAQILTQLGVSADVDFSISVPEAKPSPEAKTGNLAQVKNIVAVASGKGGVGKSTTAVNLALALAADGASVGMLDADIYGPSQPHMLGVGSERPVINSPSSVEPIEVHGLKLISMGSLVTEKTPMVWRGPMASSALQQLMHNTNWGELDYLIVDMPPGTGDIQLTLSQSVALSGAVIVTTPQDIALLDAKKGVEMFTKVDVPVLGVVENMSTHICSNCGHTEAIFGEEGGERLAEQYGVSLLGRLPLTMAIRAQTDSGLPPVAAEPASNVAAEYFSIARKLAASIWQLSLAGNTGPLISITDD; from the coding sequence ATGAACAGCGATCTGCTGCAGCAGTTAGACACAAAATTAGGCGCGACTGAAGTGCCTGGTATCTCGGGAATCGTTCTGGGTGACATCACTGAAACTGTCACTGCGGGGAACTCACTGCGCTTGCATGTAGCGTTGGGAGCTCGCAGCCCAATGTTGCAGGCGCAGCTGAAACACGATTTGGCACAGATACTTACTCAGTTGGGTGTTAGTGCCGATGTGGATTTTTCTATATCGGTGCCTGAAGCCAAGCCCAGCCCGGAGGCAAAAACCGGCAATCTGGCGCAGGTGAAAAATATCGTTGCTGTTGCATCCGGTAAAGGCGGTGTGGGCAAGTCGACAACAGCGGTGAATCTCGCCCTGGCCTTGGCTGCCGACGGTGCATCGGTTGGCATGCTTGACGCTGATATCTATGGCCCCAGTCAGCCCCACATGTTGGGGGTTGGTAGTGAAAGACCTGTCATAAATAGCCCAAGCTCGGTAGAGCCTATTGAGGTGCATGGCCTCAAGTTAATTTCGATGGGCAGCCTGGTCACAGAAAAAACGCCAATGGTGTGGCGCGGCCCAATGGCGAGTAGTGCGTTACAGCAGTTAATGCATAACACGAATTGGGGCGAGTTGGATTACCTGATTGTGGACATGCCACCGGGAACTGGGGATATTCAGCTCACTTTATCGCAATCGGTGGCCTTGTCCGGTGCTGTGATTGTTACCACACCGCAGGACATCGCGTTGCTGGACGCGAAAAAAGGTGTTGAGATGTTCACAAAGGTTGACGTGCCTGTGTTAGGGGTTGTCGAAAATATGTCTACCCATATTTGCTCAAATTGTGGACATACTGAGGCTATTTTTGGTGAAGAGGGTGGCGAACGACTTGCGGAGCAATATGGAGTAAGCCTGCTCGGTCGACTGCCGCTAACTATGGCGATTCGCGCCCAAACAGACAGCGGTTTGCCTCCCGTAGCTGCAGAACCCGCCTCCAATGTTGCCGCAGAGTACTTTTCCATTGCCCGGAAGTTGGCTGCCAGTATTTGGCAACTGTCGCTTGCGGGAAATACCGGGCCGCTAATTTCTATTACAGATGATTAA